A window from Mangifera indica cultivar Alphonso chromosome 2, CATAS_Mindica_2.1, whole genome shotgun sequence encodes these proteins:
- the LOC123208808 gene encoding translation initiation factor eIF-2B subunit epsilon-like, producing the protein MVAQKKGAPRVSEDPDDLARQPLQAILLADSFATKFRPITLERPKVLLPLVNVPMINYTLAWLESAGVEEVIVFCCAHSRQVIDYLENSEWLSQPNFSVTTIESHNTPSAGDALRLIYERNVINGDFVLISGDTVSNMSLNQALQEHKERKKKDSNAVMTMIITQSKPSPITRQSRLGTDELFMAIDPSTNQLLYYEDKPDHSKGSITLDKSLLADNPSISVHNDKQDCYIDICSPEVLSLFTDNFDYQHLRRHFVKGLLLDDIMGYKIFTHEIRSSYAARIDNYRSYDIISKDIIQRWTYPYVPDVKFCGNRATKLERQGMYRASEIIQSRSAQLGPFTVIGYGTKIGSNTKISNSVIGEGCTIGSNVLIEGSYIWDSVTIEDSCELRHVIVCNGVIVKAGAVLKPGVVLSFKVVIGQQFVVPAYSKVSLLQQPTVEDSDEELEYADNSSANAELSSIQSTADMLNGDRKFESSEVHKSKLGAGGVGYIWPICEGGYEEEWRHSVAPIPADKLAEISQAVDDDQELLTQDGAALSPSGELKSDSNASEGDIEDIKDDSAVFEKEVEATFLRAVHENVKVEHVILEVNSLRLSFNMTSADCAGALFYSMMKLALETSHTSANELYRTTVNVISTWQKLLKSYLPEIDEEIEVILKFEEICLESAKEFSPLFARILHLLYDKDILEEDAILRWAAEKEGADESDKIFVKQAEKLIQWLKEASEEDD; encoded by the exons TGCAAGCCATCCTCTTGGCGGACAGTTTCGCCACCAAGTTTCGACCCATCACTCTTGAACGCCCCAAA GTGCTATTGCCGTTGGTGAATGTTCCCATGATAAATTATACTTTGGCGTGGCTGGAATCTGCTGGGGTTGAAGAGGTTATTGTGTTTTGTTGTGCTCATTCCAGGCAAgtaattgattatttggaaAATTCTGAGTGGCTTTCTCAGCCGAATTTTTCAGTTACTACAATTGAGTCACACAATACTCCTAGTGCTGGTGATGCTTTACGTTTGATCTATGAACGCAATGTG ATAAATGGAGATTTCGTTCTAATAAGTGGGGACACAGTGAGCAACATGTCGCTGAATCAGGCATTGCAAGAACATaaggagaggaagaagaaagatagTAATGCTGTTATGACAATGATTATTACACAGTCTAAACCTTCTCCAATCACTCGTCAATCCAGACTTGGTACTGATGAGCTCTTTATGGCAATAGATCCCAGTACAAACCAACTTCTTTATTATGAGGATAAGCCAGATCATTCAAAAGGGAGCATAACTCTCGACAAAAGTCTGCTGGCTGATAATCCTTCAATTTCTGTGCACAATGACAAGCAG GATTGCTATATTGACATATGCTCTCCAGAAGTTCTGAGTCTTTTCACTGATAATTTTGACTATCAACATCTTCGCCGCCATTTTGTGAAGGGATTACTCCTTGATGAT ATTATGGGCTACAAAATATTCACTCATGAAATTCGTTCAAGTTATGCGGCTAGGATTGATAACTATCGAAGCTATGATATCATAAGTAAGGACATAATTCAAAGGTGGACATATCCTTATGTGCCTGATGTAAAGTTCTGTGGGAATCGTGCAACAAAACTTGAGAGACAAGGAATGTATCGAGCATCag AAATAATACAATCTCGTTCTGCACAACTTGGTCCATTTACTGTTATTGGATATGGCACCAAAATTGGGAGCAACACTAAAATATCTAATTCAGTTATTGGGGAAGGTTGTACTATTGGATCAAATGTTTTAATAGAAGGTTCCTACATTTGGGATAGCGTCACAATTGAGGATAGCTGTGAGCTAAGGCATGTGATAGTATGCAATGGGGTGATAGTGAAGGCTGGAGCAGTTCTGAAACCTGGTGTAGTTTTATCTTTCAAG GTTGTAATTGGACAACAATTTGTAGTTCCTGCATACTCAAAAGTATCTTTACTTCAACAGCCAACTGTGGAAGATAGTGATGAGGAACTTGAGTATGCTGACAATAGCAGTGCGAATGCAGAACTTTCAT CAATTCAAAGTACAGCCGATATGTTGAACGGGGACAGGAAATTTGAATCATCTGAAGTGCATAAATCTAAG CTTGGCGCTGGTGGAGTTGGTTACATTTGGCCAATCTGTGAAGGAGGCTATGAAGAGGAATGGAGACATTCAGTTGCCCCCATTCCTGCGGATAAACTGGCTGAGATCTCTCAAGCTGTAGATGATGACCAGGAACTTCTTACTCAAGATGGAGCTGCTCTTTCACCTTCGGGAGAGTTGAAATCTGACTCTAATGCTTCTGAAGGTGATATTGAAGACATTAAAGATGACTCTGCCGTCTTTGAGAAAGAG GTTGAGGCAACATTTTTGAGGGCTGttcatgaaaatgtgaaagttgAACATGTGATCTTAGAAGTGAACTCACTTCG GCTGTCCTTCAATATGACATCTGCAGACTGTGCTGGAGCACTGTTTTACTCAATGATGAAATTGGCTTTAGAAACGTCACATACCTCAGCTA ATGAATTGTATCGGACTACTGTTAATGTAATATCGACTTGGCAGAAGCTTCTGAAGTCTTATCTACCAGAAATAGATGAGGAG ATTGAAGTGATCCTGAAATTTGAAGAGATCTGTCTGGAATCTGCAAAGGAGTTCTCTCCATTGTTTGCACGG ATTTTGCATCTTCTGTATGATAAAGACATTCTAGAAGAAGATGCTATTTTAAGGTGGGCTGCAGAAAAAGAAGGGGCAGATGAAtcagataaaatttttgttaagcAAGCAGAGAAGCTTATCCAA TGGCTGAAAGAGGCATCTGAAGAAGATGATTAA